Proteins encoded within one genomic window of Desulfuromonas acetoxidans DSM 684:
- a CDS encoding ABC transporter ATP-binding protein, whose product MALIELSQLCKTYQSGEQQIKAVDHVDLTIEAGEFCVLAGPSGSGKTTLLNLIGCLDEPTSGTICLDGEETSSRSVRELADFRLHNIGFIFQAYNLIPVLTAEENAAFALMLLKIPVEQRRQRVHELFATLGLEGLEKRKPSDLSGGQQQRVAVARAMASSPAVILADEPTANLDSATSEHLLEMMHQLNQEQGTTFVFSSHDPLVINKADRVIELHDGQLRNDTRRMA is encoded by the coding sequence ATGGCCCTGATCGAACTAAGCCAACTGTGCAAAACCTACCAAAGCGGTGAGCAACAGATCAAAGCCGTCGACCATGTCGATCTGACCATCGAAGCCGGCGAGTTCTGCGTGCTGGCCGGACCCTCCGGCAGCGGCAAGACCACCCTGCTCAATCTGATCGGTTGCCTCGATGAACCCACCTCCGGCACCATCTGCCTTGACGGTGAGGAAACCAGCTCACGCTCGGTTCGCGAACTGGCCGATTTCCGTCTACACAACATCGGCTTTATCTTCCAGGCCTACAACCTGATCCCGGTGCTCACCGCTGAAGAAAACGCCGCCTTTGCCCTGATGCTGCTCAAGATTCCGGTCGAACAACGCCGCCAACGCGTTCACGAACTGTTCGCCACCCTGGGACTTGAGGGACTTGAAAAGCGTAAACCGTCTGACCTGTCCGGTGGCCAGCAACAACGGGTGGCCGTCGCCCGAGCCATGGCCAGCTCTCCTGCCGTCATTCTCGCTGACGAACCGACAGCCAATCTGGATTCAGCCACGAGTGAGCATCTGCTGGAAATGATGCACCAACTCAATCAGGAACAGGGAACCACGTTTGTGTTCAGCTCCCACGATCCTCTTGTTATCAATAAAGCAGATCGGGTCATTGAGCTCCACGACGGCCAATTACGCAATGACACCCGAAGGATGGCCTGA
- a CDS encoding response regulator translates to MLKSILIVDDSPVARMIMKKCLPADHGLTIYEAANGQEGISQYEAHKPDVTFMDLTMPVMDGFQALAEIKQKYPQAVVIVATADIQEKVLSRVATLGALHTIKKPPSKSALQEALDLAESALPS, encoded by the coding sequence ATGCTTAAATCCATTCTGATCGTCGATGATTCCCCTGTTGCCCGCATGATCATGAAGAAATGCCTTCCGGCGGATCATGGTTTAACCATCTACGAAGCGGCCAATGGTCAGGAGGGAATCTCCCAATATGAAGCGCATAAACCGGATGTAACGTTTATGGATCTCACCATGCCCGTTATGGACGGATTTCAGGCGCTTGCGGAGATCAAGCAGAAATATCCACAGGCTGTGGTCATTGTTGCGACAGCGGACATTCAGGAAAAAGTACTGAGTCGGGTCGCGACTCTGGGGGCGCTTCATACGATCAAAAAGCCCCCCTCTAAGTCGGCGCTGCAAGAGGCGCTGGATCTTGCCGAATCCGCTCTGCCATCGTAA